Proteins encoded by one window of Haliotis asinina isolate JCU_RB_2024 chromosome 6, JCU_Hal_asi_v2, whole genome shotgun sequence:
- the LOC137287061 gene encoding transmembrane protein 138-like encodes MMVSRYQPILYLQYLLLLVDLVLNSFTEMLRFQNVILLIMFVIQDICILFAVIVVFLLFFNTYIFQAGLVNILVNKFRVPICVTFIYFMLNVGLHVWGMTLRWDDPDKYIWDVTGYRVLFIIQRTMAILYYYFYKRTALKLGDPRFYQDSEWIRREFEKRR; translated from the exons ATGATGGTCAGTCGGTACCAACCGATCCTGTACCTGCAGTATCTTCTGCTGTTGGTGGATCTGGTTCTCAACTCCTTCACAGAGATGCTCAGATTTCAGAATGTAATCCTGCTCATTATGTTTGT TATTCAAGACATCTGCATCCTGTTCGCAGTTATTGTGGTATTCCTCCTGTTCTTCAATACATACATCTTCCAAGCAGGCCTTGTGAATATCCTAGTCAACAAGTTCCGTGTGCCGATCTGCGTGACTTTCATCTACTTCATGCTGAACGTAGGGCTGCATGTCTGGGGAATG ACCTTGAGGTGGGATGACCCTGACAAGTATATCTGGGATGTTACAGGGTATCGGGTCCTCTTCATCATTCAGAGAACCA TGGCCATcctctactactacttctacaagAGAACGGCGCTGAAGCTAGGTGACCCACGGTTCTACCAGGACTCAGAATGGATCCGCCGGGAGTTTGAGAAGAGGAGATAA